One Flagellimonas sp. CMM7 genomic region harbors:
- a CDS encoding glucoamylase family protein — MNRLSLFILISCLLLSCGKDDYTYTPPEFPDDGTSEVPDEVPQISDEELLTLTQKETFKYFWDFAESNSGGAKERYHPNDPTRDAQIVTSGGTGFGLMAIVVGIERGFITRSEGIERLTTLLDFLETTDRFHGAWPHWINGSNGSVIPFSPNDNGGDLVETAFLTQGLICIKEYLKNGTDEEKVLAQKADDLWKGVEWDWYTQNNDALYWHWSPNLGFAINLELKGYNEVLIAYVLAAASPDHSIAKEVYTNGWASNGNITYPNNKYGFPLLVRHAGSNEFGGPLFWAHYSYLGLNPKNLTDDYVNYWDVNVNHSKINYSYCVENPKNFKGYGEDCWGLTASYTRNTDGGLGYNAHHPTNDTGIISPTAAISSIPYTPTESLKALHHFYSKKEKLLGPAGFYDAFSPEYNDWVAEAYLAIDQGPIIIMIENYRTELLWDLFMQNEDVQNGLDKLGFSTQ, encoded by the coding sequence ATGAATAGACTTTCCCTTTTTATTTTAATAAGTTGTCTGCTTCTTTCATGTGGCAAGGATGATTATACCTACACTCCTCCCGAATTCCCAGATGATGGTACCAGTGAAGTACCTGATGAAGTACCTCAGATCTCAGATGAAGAATTATTGACACTAACCCAAAAGGAAACCTTCAAATATTTCTGGGATTTTGCAGAAAGTAATTCAGGAGGGGCTAAAGAAAGATATCATCCAAATGACCCAACTAGAGATGCTCAAATAGTTACCTCAGGAGGTACAGGATTTGGACTCATGGCAATTGTAGTGGGTATTGAAAGAGGTTTTATTACAAGAAGTGAGGGTATTGAACGATTAACTACTCTTCTAGACTTTCTAGAAACGACAGATCGGTTTCATGGGGCTTGGCCGCATTGGATAAATGGTTCCAACGGCTCAGTAATTCCTTTTAGTCCAAACGATAACGGGGGAGATCTTGTTGAGACCGCATTTTTGACCCAAGGCTTAATCTGTATCAAGGAATATTTGAAAAACGGAACAGATGAAGAAAAAGTTCTAGCACAAAAAGCAGATGATCTTTGGAAAGGTGTTGAATGGGATTGGTATACTCAAAACAACGATGCACTGTATTGGCATTGGAGTCCAAATCTAGGCTTTGCCATAAACCTGGAACTTAAAGGATATAACGAAGTTCTAATTGCTTATGTTCTTGCAGCAGCTTCACCAGACCATAGTATTGCAAAAGAAGTTTATACAAATGGATGGGCTTCCAACGGAAACATTACTTATCCTAACAACAAATATGGATTTCCCCTATTGGTAAGACATGCCGGTTCAAATGAGTTTGGTGGTCCATTATTTTGGGCCCACTATTCATATCTAGGTTTAAATCCGAAAAACCTCACAGATGATTATGTAAACTATTGGGATGTCAATGTAAATCATTCTAAAATTAACTACAGCTACTGTGTTGAAAACCCAAAGAATTTCAAAGGTTATGGTGAAGATTGTTGGGGACTTACCGCAAGTTATACACGAAACACTGATGGCGGTTTGGGTTATAATGCTCACCACCCTACAAATGACACTGGTATAATCTCCCCAACTGCAGCTATTAGTTCCATACCCTATACCCCAACAGAATCCTTAAAGGCACTACATCATTTTTATAGTAAAAAAGAAAAGCTTTTAGGGCCAGCCGGGTTTTATGATGCATTTAGCCCGGAATATAATGATTGGGTAGCTGAGGCATACTTGGCCATTGATCAAGGACCTATTATCATCATGATAGAAAATTATAGAACGGAGCTTTTATGGGACCTATTTATGCAAAATGAAGATGTTCAGAATGGTCTGGACAAGTTGGGCTTTTCAACACAGTAA